Proteins encoded by one window of Synechococcus sp. WH 7805:
- a CDS encoding YlqD family protein, translating into MSDGTTLSIKRSITVRAVVTPAWKEEAERELSTAIATTDQQLAQLEQEGQQVVDDVRRQSANPLDPRVQEQVAQVQQQVAAKRAELEEQKRNLLQQQAQVRELEMEQIVEQGQLESFCDVQVGDNLVSKMQVAVVVRDGVIEAIEQG; encoded by the coding sequence ATGTCCGACGGCACCACCCTGTCGATCAAGCGCTCCATCACCGTCCGTGCTGTGGTGACTCCGGCCTGGAAGGAAGAAGCCGAGCGCGAATTGAGTACGGCGATCGCCACCACCGACCAGCAGCTGGCGCAATTGGAGCAGGAAGGCCAGCAGGTGGTTGACGATGTGCGCCGTCAGAGCGCCAACCCTCTTGATCCCCGGGTTCAGGAGCAGGTGGCTCAGGTGCAGCAGCAGGTGGCGGCCAAGCGGGCCGAGCTCGAGGAACAGAAGCGCAACCTGCTGCAGCAACAGGCTCAGGTGCGTGAGCTTGAAATGGAACAGATTGTGGAACAGGGTCAGCTGGAGAGCTTCTGCGATGTTCAGGTTGGTGACAACCTCGTCAGCAAGATGCAGGTGGCTGTTGTGGTGCGCGACGGGGTGATCGAGGCGATCGAGCAGGGTTGA